The Erythrobacter sp. HL-111 DNA segment CGGCGCGTGGATGAGCAATTTCGTCGACCAGAGCCATCTCTGGGACACGAAGCCGGTCATCTACAACGTGCTCAACATCCCCAAGGCACCCGCGGGCGAGGTGCAGCTCGTCAGTTTCGACGACGTGAACACCATGTTCCACGAATTCGGTCACGCGCTGCACGGCCTGTTCGCCGACCAGCGCTATGAAAGCCTATCGGGCACGGCGACCGCGCGCGATTTCGTCGAATATCCGAGCCAGGTCCACGAAATGTGGGCGACCGATCCCGAAGTGCTGCAGAACTACGCCAAGCACTATCGCACCGGCGAGACGATCCCGATGGAAATGGTCGAGAAGATCGAGGAAGCCTCGCGGTTCAACCAGGGCTATGATTTCGGCGAGGTGGTGGAAGCGGCCCTGCTCGACATGAAATGGGCCGCCCTGTCGCCGCAGGAAGCCGCCGCGATCGACACGCCGGAGAAGGTCTCGGCCTTCGAGGAGCGCTCGCTCGAGGAGCTCGGGCTCGAGATCGACCTCGTGCCGCCGCGTTACCGTTCGACCTATTTCAACCACATCTTCAGCTCGCCCGCTGGCTATTCGGCGGGCTATTACAGCTATTTGTGGACCGAAATGCTCGACCGCGACAGCCGCCAGTGGTTCCGCGAGAATGGCGGGCTGACCCGCGCGAACGGCCAGCATTACCGCGAGACCGTGCTGAGCCGCGGCGGGACGATGGACTATTTCGAGATGTACGAGAACTTCGCCGGGCGCGAGCCCGACGTGCGCCCGATGCTCGAAGCGCGCGGCCTGGTGGGCGAAGCGGACGCGATCGACAGCGAAACGTCCGACGGCAACCTGCCGCCGCGCAGCGTCGAGGGTTCCTGAAGCGGGGCGTTGCTCCCCCCGCCGTGGTCAGCGCGCACGGGGGAGCTTCGCCACGCTGCCGGGGCCGCTCGCGGCGACTTTCGGGCCGTGGTCCTTCCCTGCGCGGGCGGGGAAGGGGATCAGCGCGAGTTCGCCCGCGTCCGGCCCGGCATCCTCCGCCGCGCGGCAATATCGGGCAAGGCTGTCCTGCAGCGCCCTGATCTTGTCGTGCAATTCGTCGTTCTCCTCCTCGGCCCGGCCGAGGCGTTCGACCTTGCGGGCGAGCGCGCGGTTCTCCTTGCGCGACTCGGCAAGCGCGGCGTCGAGCCGTGAACATTCGTCCTGCGCCCCGGCGAAGCGGCGATTGACCTCGCCCAGCCGGTCGCCGTAGTCGCGGATCGCCTGGCGGGTGGAGCCGAGTTCGTGCTTCATCTGCTCCGCCTCGCGCGCCATCGCGACCGACTGCTCCTTGAGATTGCGGTTCTCCTCCGCCAGCGCGCGGTGGGCTTCGCGCATTTCCTCTAGCAGGCGGCGCGAGATTTCGTGCGCCCCGCGTTCCTGCGAGAGCGCGTTGGTGAGCGACCAGGTCTTCGTTTCCAGCGTGATGCCGAGATCGGCGCGCGCGGTCGAAAGAGTGCGGTGCTCCTCGCGCAGGGCTTCGTGCGCTTCCTCGAGCTCGTCGCGCTGGCGGTTCGCGGCGGCAAGGCCCTCTTCGAGCTCGCCGATCCGCCGGGCCTGGGCGGCAGCTTCCTCCTCGGACCGGGCGATCCGGGCCTCGTCGCGTTCCGCCGCGATGCGCGCCTCGCTCGCCGCGTGGCGGGCTTCCTCGAGCGCGCGGTCGCGTTCGGCAAGGGCGACTCGCAGGGTCGCGATTTCCCGCTCGCCCCGATCGCGCGCGGCGAGGGTCCGCTCGGCCTCGCGGGTCAGGCGGGCGATGGTTTCGGCCGCTTCGCGCAGGCGTTCCCGGCCTTCCTCGTTGGCGCGGTGAAGCTCGCTGCGCGCGCGTTCCGCCGCTTCGAGCCGCCGCTCGGCGCGCGCCGCTTCCTCGCGCGCGCGGGCGAGGTCGCGGGCGAGCTCCTCGCCCTTCGCATCAAGCGCGGCAACTTCGGCGGCGCGCTGGTCGAGCCGGCGCGACAGCTCGCGCGCTTCTTCCGTGAGCATGGGGACGCGGGCGGCTTCGGCCTCGAGTTCGGCGAGGACCCGGACGAGGCCATCGGCCTCGGCGCGGGCATTGCCGAGCCCCGCGAGCATCCCGTCGAGGTCGGCGCGCAGCACCTCCGCCCGGTCCGCCCTCGTCGAGGCGTCAGCTCCTTCCTGGCCGTTTGTCCCGCCCGCGGGCCTTGCCTCGGCGGCACCGCGTGGGCCGCTGGCGGGCTTGGCGGCGGCACGGGGCGAGGGCGCCGAACGGTCGAGGAAGGAGGCGAAGCGCAGCTTGGGCATGGGCAATCCCTGTTGTCGGTTCCGCTTGCCCCGCCACGTCCCGGCAAGCGCACAATGCCGGGCGAGGCCGCGGGATGGTGCGGGTCGAGTTGGCTAATGCCGGATTCATGATTTCCGTAGCGTTCGGGCAGGGCCAAGGGATTGTCCCTAGGCGGTGCACTTCGATCCGAGTGCGGGGAAGCGGGCGGCTTTCCGGCGATATTTGTAAATTCTTTATCTCCTGCCTGCAATTTACCGCCCGGAATTCAGGAAGGGCGAATGGTTAAGACAGTCAGAAAACTCTCCGCGGACGCTTCGGGCGCGACCATGATGGAATACGGGTTGCTGATCGGCCTGGTGGCGGCAGGGTCGATCACGACCCTGACCGTTGTCGGCAGCGGCGCGGCTGACACGTTCTCGACCGTCGAATCGAACATGTCGGAGTCGGGCGGAAGCGGTGGCTCGGGCGGCGGTGGTTCCGGCGGCGGTGGTTCCGGCGGGGGAGGTTCCGGCGGTGGCGGCGGCGGCTCCGGTGGCGGTGGCGGCTCGGGTGGCGGCTCGGGCGGAGGTGGTTCCGGCGGCGGCGGTTCGGGCGGTGGCGACGACGCGGACAGCGGAGGCGGCGGTGGCGGCTCCGGCGGTGGTGGCGGCTCGGGCGGGCCGGGTGGCGGCGGCTCCGGTGGTGGTGGCGGCGGCTCCGGTGGCTCCGGTGGTGGCGGCGGGGGCGGTGCCGACGGGGGCGGCTCCGGCGGTGGCGGCGGTTCCGGCAACGGAAACGGCAACGGCAACGGAAACGGCAACGGCAACGGAAACGGCAAAGGCAATGGCGGCGGCGGCCAGGGCGGCTCCGGCGATAATGATGACGAGGACGAGGACGAGGACGACAAGGGTAAGGGTAAGGGCAAGGGTAACGACAAAGGCAAGGGCAAGGGCAAAGGCAAAGGCAAGGGCAAAGGCAAAGGCAAGGGCAAGGGCAAAGGCAAAGGCAAGGGCAAAGGCAAGGGCAACAGGAAATGACGCCCCGTGCCGGGCGGGCTTGCGCCCGTGCGCCGGGTGCGGGCGGCAGGAGCGCCCGTGCCCTCGGCGGACCGGGACAGCTTCCCGCCGCGTGATCCGGTCGAGCCTCCGGCCCCGCCTCAGCCCGCCCGCAATTCCTTCGCCAGCAGGCGGAAATCCGCCTCGCGCGGGGAATTCTTGCGCCACACGAGCGCGATCTCGCGCTTCGCGCCGTCTCCCTCGACCGGCCGTGCAACCACTTCGGTCCCGGCCAGGATGCCCGCCTTTATCGCCATTTCAGGGAGCAGGGTAAGGCCGAGGTCATTGTCGACCATCTGGACGAGCGTGTGCAGGCTGGTCCCGATCATGCTCGCGCTCGCCCGCAGTTCCGAGCGGTTGCACGCGGCGAGCGCGTGTTCGCGCAGGCAGTGGCCGTCCTCTAGCAGCAGGAGGCGCCCGCCCTGGATCGCGGGCTCGATCATCTCTGGCGGCACCTCGCGCGGGGGATCGCGCGGGTCGTCCTTGGGAAAGGCGACGTAGAGCCGGTCGTCGGCGATGTGCTCGACCTCGACCTCGCCGGTGTCGAAGGGCAGCGCGAGCAGCACGCAGTCCGACCGCCCGTGCTGGAGGCTGAGCAGCGCATCGTGGCTGGTTTCCTCGCGCAGCATCAGCTTGAGTTCGGGGCGCTCGGCGCGCAGGCGAGGGAGCAGGCGCGGGAGGATGAAGGGGGCGATCGTCGGGATGACGCTCATGCGGAGCTGGCCCGAAAGCGGCTTGCCCGCGGCCTGGACGAGGTCGGACAATTCCTCCGCCTCGCGCAGCAGCCGGTTCGCCTTCGCCACCACCTGTTCGCCCAGGGCGGTGAAGCGCACCACCCGGCGCGAGCGTTCGACCAGCGTCACCCCGAGGAGCGATTCGAGCTCTCGCACCCCCGCCGACAGGGTCGACTGGGAGACGAAGACGCTGTCCGCCGCGCGCCCGAAATGGCCGTGTTTGTGCAGCGCGACGAGATATTGCAGCTGCTTGATCGTCGGCAGGTAGGTGCTCATGGCCCCATCCTGCGGGTGCGGGTGCGGGTGCGGGTGCGGGTGCGGGTGCGGTTGCCGGTGCGGGTGCGGGGGCGCGCGCTCATTCCGCCGCCAGCCGGTCTTCCATGGCGGTGCGCATCTCGTCGATATGGGTCATCTTGAGCTTGCCCTTCTCGACCGCGAAGGCGAGCTTGCCCTCGACGAGGTCGAGCGCGTCGCGTCCGAACACCTCGTAGCGCCAGCCCTTGAGCACGCCGAGATCGCGCACCCCGGCGGCCAATGCCTCCATCTCCTCCGCCCGGGTGAGCAGGCGCGCGGCGACGTCGATCTCGCGCGCGCGGATCTTCAGGAGGAGCTTCAGCAGGTCCGCCACCAGCGCGCCTTCCCTGCCCAGCGGTGCGCCGCGCTTGATCTTGTCGGGCATTTCCTCCTTGGGCAGGGGCTCGGCCTCGGCGATCACCTTCATCATGCGCTTGCCGATGTCGTTGTCCTTCCACGCGGCGGAAAGCCCGCGCACCTTGGCGAGATCGGCCTGCTTCTTCGGGGGATGGCTGGCGATGTCGGCGAGCGTCTCGTCGCGCATGATCCGGCCGCGCGGGATGTTCTTGTGCTGCGCCTCGCCCTCGCGCCAGGCGGCGAGCGCCTTGAGGCGGCCGAGCACCTGCGGATTGCGCCCGGGCGAGCGGATGCGCTTCCACGCGCTATCGGGATCGACCAGGTAGTTCGAGGGATCGGAGAGCTTTTCCATCTCCGCGTCGAGCCACACGCCGCGCTCGGTCTTGATGAGCTTTTTCAGGATCCTGGGAAAGATCTTCGACAGGTGCGTCACGTCCCCGATCGCGTATTCGATCTGCCGGTCGGTCAGCGGGCGGCGCGACCAGTCGGTGAAGCGCGCGCCCTTGTCGATCTGGATGTTGAGCCAGGTCTCGACCAGGTTGGCATAGCCGATCTGTTCCGACTGGCTGATCGCCATCATCGCCACCTGCGTGTCGAAGATCGGGTGCGGGGTCTTGCCGGTCAGGTTGACGATGATCTCGACGTCCTGCCCGCCCGCGTGAAATACCTTCAGCACGTCCTCGTTGTCGCACATCAGGTCGAGCAGGGGCGAAAGGTCGATGCCGTCCGCCAGCGGGTCGATCGCGGCGGCTTCTTCGGTGTTGGCGATCTGCACCAGGCACAGCTCGGGCCAGTAGGTGTTCTCGCGCATGAATTCGGTGTCGACCGCGACGAATTCGCTTTTCGCCAGCCGCTCGCACAGCTCGGCGAGGGCTTCGGTCGTGGTGATGAGGTCGTGTATCTTCATGTCGCCCATATTGTTGGTGGGCGGAGTGCCGCCCTCGGGCCGTTGCCGGTCCCTGGTGGAGAGGTTCCGCGCGACTTGACAAAGAGCCGGGCTTCGCCTGTTAGCGCGCGCATGTCCGCTTTGGGCCTTCGCGAAGCCCCGCGCCGGATGCTGGCCGCGCCCTTAGCGCCTTACTCTCGAACAGGACAAGAGTTTAGATGCACGCTTACCGCACCCACACCTGCGCTCAGCTTTCGGCCCAAGATGTCGGCGAGACGGTCCGCCTGTCGGGCTGGGTGCACCGCAAGCGCGACCACGGCGGCGTGCTGTTCGTGGACCTGCGCGACCATTACGGCATCACCCAGATCGTTGCCGACGGGGATTCGGCCGCCCTGCCGGTGCTCGAACGCCTGCGCGCCGAATCGGTCGTGACGATCGACGGCGAGGTCAAGGCCCGGACGCCCGCGACGGTGAACGCGAACCTGCCGACCGGCGAAATCGAGGTCTTCGCGCGCTCCATCACGGTCCAGAGCGCGGCCGAGGAACTGCCGCTGCCCGTGTTCGAGGAGCCCGACTACCCCGAGGAAATCCGGCTGCGCTACCGCTTCCTCGACCTTCGCCGCGAGACCATGCACCGCAACATCATGCTGCGTTCGAAGGTCATCGCTAGCCTGCGCCGCCGGATGACCGAACAGGGCTTCACCGAATTCCAGACTCCGATCCTCACCGCGTCCAGCCCCGAAGGCGCGCGCGACTTCCTCGTGCCCTCGCGGATGCATCCGGGCCGGTTCTACGCGCTCCCGCAGGCGCCGCAGATGTTCAAGCAGCTGCTGATGGTGTCGGGCTTCGACCGCTATTTCCAGATCGCGCCGTGCTTCCGCGACGAGGATCTGCGCGCCGATCGCAGCCTCGAATTCTACCAGCTCGATTTCGAGATGAGCTTCGTCACGCAGGAGGACGTGTTCCAGGCCTTGGAGCCGGTGCTGGCCGGGACGTTCGAGGAATTCGCGGACGGCAAGGCGGTGACCCCGGCAGGCGAGTTTCCGCGCATCCCCTATGCCGAGGCGATGCTGAAATACGGCACCGACAAGCCGGACCTCAGGAACCCGCTCCTCATCTCCGACGTGACCGGGCATTTCGAGCAGTCGGGCTTCGGCCTGTTCGAGAAGATCGTGGGCTCGGGCGGCGTCGTGCGCGTCGTGCCCGCGCCGGGGACGGCGGACAGGAGCCGCAAGTTCTTCGACGACATGAACAACTGGGCGCGCTCGGAAGGCTATGCCGGGCTCGGCTACGTGACCCGCAAGGGCGGGGAATTCGGCGGCCCGATCGCCAAGAACCACGGGGCCGAGCGGATGGAGGAGCTCTACGCCGAGATCGGGCTCGGGCCGGATGACGGGCTGTTCTTCGCCGCCGGCAAGGAAGCCGAGGCGGCAAAGCTGGCAGGGGCCGCCCGCACGCAGGTGGGCGAACAACTGGGCCTCGTCGAACGGGACTGCTTCAGGTTCTGCTGGATCGTCGACTTTCCCATGTTCGAATGGGACGAGGACTCGAAGAAAATCGATTTCAGCCACAACCCCTTCTCGATGCCGCAGGGCGAGATGGAGGCGCTGGAGACGCAGGACCCGCTCGCCATCAAGGCGTGGCAATACGACATCGTGTGCAACGGCTACGAGCTGTCCTCGGGCGCGATCCGGAACCACAAGCCCGAGATCATGTACAAGGCCTTCGAGATCGCGGGCTACAGCCGGGAGGATGTGGACGCGAACTTCGCCGGCATGATCGAGGCGTTCAAGCTCGGCGCGCCGCCGCACGGGGGCTCCGCGCCGGGGATCGACCGGATCGTGATGCTGCTCGCCGGGGAGGAAGCGATCCGCGAGGTCATCGCCTTCCCGATGAACCAGAGGGGCGAGGACCTGATGATGGGCGCCCCGGGCCACGCCGAACCCAGGCAGCTGCGTGAACTTTCGATCCGCGTCGTCGAGCCGCCGAAGAAGCCGGGAACGCCGACCGAGGGCTGAACGCGAAAGGAAAGGGGCACCCGGTGGTCTGGCCGAATGCCCCTTGAAGGTGGTTCGCTTTATCGTTCTGTTTGTTTCGGGACGGTCGGCCGTGCCTCTTTCAGGCCTTGGCCCCGCTGCGTCTTCGTCTCGTTCGGCGCGCTCAGCCGTAGTGCCGCTCGAGCACGTGGCTGAAGCTTTCGCCTTCGCGCACCTCGCGCGCGGCCTGCTCGATCGTCCGCCGCGTCGAAGGGTCGAGGCTTTCGTCCGAAAGCGCCTTGTCGTAGCGGCGGCACAGCTCGGTCTCGGCCTTCTCGACCCGGCGCGCCGCCGCTTCGTCGCCGTCCTGGAAAGCGTCGCCGATCGCGTGGAAGATGTCCGCCGCCTGGGCCGGGGCGCTGGCATCGTCGACGCGCGTGCCGCCGCGTTCGGCAAGCGCCTCGTTCAGCAGGTTGACCGTCCGGACGCGTTCGGAAATGCGCCGTTCGAGCGTCTGCTGCAGCGCGTCGCTATGCGCGGACTCGCGCGCCCGGCGATAGGCGGCAAGGGTGTCGTAGGTGTCCTGGGTCAGGCTCTGCAATATGCGTGTATCCGCCATCGGGCTCCTCGAAGAACGCGGTTTGCGGCAGGTATTTTCCCGCCTTATCGGTGGCTTAACGGGATCCCGCGCGACTCTTTCCCGGACGCGGGGCAGGCTGGCCGACGGGCGCGGCAAAGCGTGCCGGCGAGGGCGCGCGGGCGGTCCCCGGGCGGCGGGCCGATCACCACTTGCGCTCCCCCGCGGCGTTGACTAGGGCCGCAGGTGAATTCCTTGCACAACCCCAGGACAAGAGGGACACACATGAGCGATACTGCCGACCGCGTGCAGAAGATTGTCGTCGAGCATCTCGGCGTCGAGGCCGACAAGGTCACCCAGGACGCGAGCTTCATCGACGATCTCGGCGCCGACAGCCTCGACATCGTCGAACTGGTCATGGCCTTCGAAGAGGAATTCGGCGTCGAAATCCCCGACGACGCGGCGGAGAAGATCTCGACCGTGGGCGATGCGACCAAGTATATCGAGGAACACAAGGGCTGATCCATCGGAGCTGGTCCATGAGGGTTGATCCGGGGGGCCAGCGCCCCCGGGACGACGTGCGCGGGGAAAGGTCCATCGCGCACAACCGACAGACAGGCCCGGGCCCCCTTCGGCGGGCTGCGGGCCTGTAGCTTTTGAGCCCCGCAGCGGGGCAGCGCGCGCGACCCGATGGCTCGCTGCGCGGGAGACGAAAGGGAGTGTAATGCGCCGTGTGGTTGTAACCGGGCTGGGTCTCGTCACCCCGCTGGGCGGGGACGTCGAGACGAGCTGGCGGAACCTGATCGCGGGCGAAAGCGGGGCGGGGCCGATCACCCGCTTCGACGCCTCGGACCAGAAATGCACCATCGCCTGCGAGGTCAAGCCCAGGGACCACGAATGGGGCTTCGATCCGGACAGGCGCGTGGACCCCAAGATCCAGCGCCAGGTCGATCCCTTCATCGTCTATGGCATCGACGCTGCCGGGCAGGCGCTCGAGGATGCGGGCCTGACCGACCTCTCCGACGCGGAAAAGGAGCGCGTGGGCTGTTCGATCGGCGCCGGGATCGGCGGCCTTCCGGGAATCGAGCTGGAAAGCGTCAACCTCCACGAACGCGGGCCGGGGCGGGTTTCCCCGCACTTCGTCCACGGGCGCCTCATCAACCTCGTTACCGGGCAGGTCCAGATCAAGTACGGCTTCATGGGGCCGAACCACGCGGTCGTCACGGCCTGTTCGACCGGCGCGCATTCGATCGGCGATGCCGCGCGCATGATCGCGATGGACGATGCCGACGTGATGCTGGCGGGCGGTGCCGAAGGCACGATCAACCCGCTCGGAATCGCCGGCTTCGCGCAGGCGCGCGCCCTCAACACCAGCTTCAACGACCGCCCGAAGGAGGCGAGCCGCCCCTATGACAAGGCGCGCGAAGGCTTCGTCATGGGCGAGGGCGCAGGCATTGTCGTACTCGAGGAATACGAGCGGGCGAAGGCGCGCGGCGCCAAGATCTACGGCGAGGTCACGGGCTATGGCCTGTCGGGCGACGCCTATCACGTCACCGCCCCCCACCCGGAAGGCAGGGGCGCCGAGCTCGCCATGCGGATGGCGCTGAAGAAGGCCGGCCTCGGCCCGGGCGATATCGATTACGTCAACGCCCACGGCACCAGCACCATGGCCGACACGATCGAACTCGCCGCGGTCAAGCGCGTGCTGGGCGAGGACCTGTCGGGCGCCTCGATGAGCTCGACCAAGAGCGCGATCGGGCATCTCCTCGGCGGCGCGGGCGCGGTCGAATCGGTGTTCTGCCTCCTCGCCATGCGCGATGGCGTGGTGCCCCCCACGCTCAACCTCGTCGATCCGGACGTTGGCACCGAAGGCATCGACCTCGTCCCGCTCAAGGCGAAGGAGCGCGAGGTGCGCGCAGTGCTCAACAACTCCTTCGGTTTCGGCGGGACGAATGCCTCGCTGATCATGCAGAAGGTCGATTGAGCGGTTGGGCCGCAAGGGCCTCCTCGTCCTATTCGCCCTGATCGCGCTTTTCGCCGGCGGCGCGTGGTTCGCCGCCGCGCAGCTGGGCGAGGCGACCGTCGAGGAAGACACCGCCTTCATCATCCCCTCGGGCTCATCCGTCGCGGCCGTGGCGGAAAAGCTCGAGGCGGAGGGGCTCGTATCCTCTGCCGACGGTTTCCTGCTCAATGCGCGCCTGTTCGGCTCCTCCGACCCGATCCGGGCCGGCGAGTTCCGCCTGACCGCGGGCATGAACCAGTCGGAAATCCTCGCCCGGTTCCAATCCGGCGACGTCATCCGCCGCTTCGTCACCGTGCCCGAAGGGATGCCCTCGATCATGGTGTGGGAGCGGCTGATGGCCGAGGACATGCTGACCGGAGAGATCGAGGTGCCGCCCGAAGGCTCGATCCTGCCCGACACCTATTCCTTCGAACGAGGGGAGAGCCGGGCCGAACTGGTCGAGCGGATGCAGGCGGCGATGGACCGTTACCTCGCCGAAGCCTGGGCGAAACGCGCGCCCGATATCGCGGTCGTCACCATGCGCGACGCGTTGATCCTCGCCTCGATCGTCGAGAAGGAGACCGGCAAGCCCTCCGAACGGCGCATGGTCGCGGGCCTCTATTCGAACCGGGTGAAGGCGGGGATGCTGCTGCAGGCGGACCCCACGATCATCTACCCGATCACGCAGGGCAAGCCGCTGGGCCGCCGCATCCGCCAGTCCGAGATCGCGGCGGTCAACGACTACAACACCTACACCCGCGTCGGCCTTCCCGCCGGGCCGATCACCAATCCGGGGCGCGAAAGCATCGCGGCGGTGCTGGACCCGGCCGACACGAGCGCGCTGTTCATGGTGGCGGACGGCACCGGCGGCCACGTCTTCGCCGACACGCTGGAAGAGCACAACGCCAACGTCGCCGAATGGTATGCGCTCAGGCGGGAACGGGGGGAGATGTGACAAGCGTGAGTCCCTGCGAAGGCCGGGACTCGCACCTGAAGCGCGCAGCGTGCTAACCATCCCCCGATGTCCCGCCCCTTCATCGTCACCGCCGCCCTTCCGCCCGACCTCCAGGGCTGGGCCGATGGCCTGCGCCGCGCGCATTTCCCTCCGGAGCGCAACCACCTCCACGCTCATGTTACCTTGTTCCACGCCTTCGCGCCCTCGCTGCTTGACGAGCTCAAGGACTTCCTCCCCGACATCGCCCGCGAATTCGCCCCGCCGCAGGGCCGCATCACCGGTCTGATGGATCTGGGCAAGGGCACCGCGATCGCGCTCGAAAGCGAGGAACTCCTGTCCTTGCGCGCCCTCGTCGCCGAACATTTCCACGGCAGCCTGA contains these protein-coding regions:
- a CDS encoding DUF2383 domain-containing protein → MADTRILQSLTQDTYDTLAAYRRARESAHSDALQQTLERRISERVRTVNLLNEALAERGGTRVDDASAPAQAADIFHAIGDAFQDGDEAAARRVEKAETELCRRYDKALSDESLDPSTRRTIEQAAREVREGESFSHVLERHYG
- a CDS encoding 2'-5' RNA ligase family protein produces the protein MSRPFIVTAALPPDLQGWADGLRRAHFPPERNHLHAHVTLFHAFAPSLLDELKDFLPDIAREFAPPQGRITGLMDLGKGTAIALESEELLSLRALVAEHFHGSLTDQDLHEPRPHITIQNKVTKEEARALQASLAPEIEPRAFAFPALELHRYEGGPWSHVKRMAFRGQERA
- a CDS encoding Flp family type IVb pilin, translated to MVKTVRKLSADASGATMMEYGLLIGLVAAGSITTLTVVGSGAADTFSTVESNMSESGGSGGSGGGGSGGGGSGGGGSGGGGGGSGGGGGSGGGSGGGGSGGGGSGGGDDADSGGGGGGSGGGGGSGGPGGGGSGGGGGGSGGSGGGGGGGADGGGSGGGGGSGNGNGNGNGNGNGNGNGKGNGGGGQGGSGDNDDEDEDEDDKGKGKGKGNDKGKGKGKGKGKGKGKGKGKGKGKGKGKGKGNRK
- the rnd gene encoding ribonuclease D, which codes for MKIHDLITTTEALAELCERLAKSEFVAVDTEFMRENTYWPELCLVQIANTEEAAAIDPLADGIDLSPLLDLMCDNEDVLKVFHAGGQDVEIIVNLTGKTPHPIFDTQVAMMAISQSEQIGYANLVETWLNIQIDKGARFTDWSRRPLTDRQIEYAIGDVTHLSKIFPRILKKLIKTERGVWLDAEMEKLSDPSNYLVDPDSAWKRIRSPGRNPQVLGRLKALAAWREGEAQHKNIPRGRIMRDETLADIASHPPKKQADLAKVRGLSAAWKDNDIGKRMMKVIAEAEPLPKEEMPDKIKRGAPLGREGALVADLLKLLLKIRAREIDVAARLLTRAEEMEALAAGVRDLGVLKGWRYEVFGRDALDLVEGKLAFAVEKGKLKMTHIDEMRTAMEDRLAAE
- a CDS encoding acyl carrier protein; this encodes MSDTADRVQKIVVEHLGVEADKVTQDASFIDDLGADSLDIVELVMAFEEEFGVEIPDDAAEKISTVGDATKYIEEHKG
- the aspS gene encoding aspartate--tRNA ligase, with amino-acid sequence MHAYRTHTCAQLSAQDVGETVRLSGWVHRKRDHGGVLFVDLRDHYGITQIVADGDSAALPVLERLRAESVVTIDGEVKARTPATVNANLPTGEIEVFARSITVQSAAEELPLPVFEEPDYPEEIRLRYRFLDLRRETMHRNIMLRSKVIASLRRRMTEQGFTEFQTPILTASSPEGARDFLVPSRMHPGRFYALPQAPQMFKQLLMVSGFDRYFQIAPCFRDEDLRADRSLEFYQLDFEMSFVTQEDVFQALEPVLAGTFEEFADGKAVTPAGEFPRIPYAEAMLKYGTDKPDLRNPLLISDVTGHFEQSGFGLFEKIVGSGGVVRVVPAPGTADRSRKFFDDMNNWARSEGYAGLGYVTRKGGEFGGPIAKNHGAERMEELYAEIGLGPDDGLFFAAGKEAEAAKLAGAARTQVGEQLGLVERDCFRFCWIVDFPMFEWDEDSKKIDFSHNPFSMPQGEMEALETQDPLAIKAWQYDIVCNGYELSSGAIRNHKPEIMYKAFEIAGYSREDVDANFAGMIEAFKLGAPPHGGSAPGIDRIVMLLAGEEAIREVIAFPMNQRGEDLMMGAPGHAEPRQLRELSIRVVEPPKKPGTPTEG
- the fabF gene encoding beta-ketoacyl-ACP synthase II; the encoded protein is MRRVVVTGLGLVTPLGGDVETSWRNLIAGESGAGPITRFDASDQKCTIACEVKPRDHEWGFDPDRRVDPKIQRQVDPFIVYGIDAAGQALEDAGLTDLSDAEKERVGCSIGAGIGGLPGIELESVNLHERGPGRVSPHFVHGRLINLVTGQVQIKYGFMGPNHAVVTACSTGAHSIGDAARMIAMDDADVMLAGGAEGTINPLGIAGFAQARALNTSFNDRPKEASRPYDKAREGFVMGEGAGIVVLEEYERAKARGAKIYGEVTGYGLSGDAYHVTAPHPEGRGAELAMRMALKKAGLGPGDIDYVNAHGTSTMADTIELAAVKRVLGEDLSGASMSSTKSAIGHLLGGAGAVESVFCLLAMRDGVVPPTLNLVDPDVGTEGIDLVPLKAKEREVRAVLNNSFGFGGTNASLIMQKVD
- the mltG gene encoding endolytic transglycosylase MltG; protein product: MGRKGLLVLFALIALFAGGAWFAAAQLGEATVEEDTAFIIPSGSSVAAVAEKLEAEGLVSSADGFLLNARLFGSSDPIRAGEFRLTAGMNQSEILARFQSGDVIRRFVTVPEGMPSIMVWERLMAEDMLTGEIEVPPEGSILPDTYSFERGESRAELVERMQAAMDRYLAEAWAKRAPDIAVVTMRDALILASIVEKETGKPSERRMVAGLYSNRVKAGMLLQADPTIIYPITQGKPLGRRIRQSEIAAVNDYNTYTRVGLPAGPITNPGRESIAAVLDPADTSALFMVADGTGGHVFADTLEEHNANVAEWYALRRERGEM
- a CDS encoding hydrogen peroxide-inducible genes activator, encoding MSTYLPTIKQLQYLVALHKHGHFGRAADSVFVSQSTLSAGVRELESLLGVTLVERSRRVVRFTALGEQVVAKANRLLREAEELSDLVQAAGKPLSGQLRMSVIPTIAPFILPRLLPRLRAERPELKLMLREETSHDALLSLQHGRSDCVLLALPFDTGEVEVEHIADDRLYVAFPKDDPRDPPREVPPEMIEPAIQGGRLLLLEDGHCLREHALAACNRSELRASASMIGTSLHTLVQMVDNDLGLTLLPEMAIKAGILAGTEVVARPVEGDGAKREIALVWRKNSPREADFRLLAKELRAG